In Phaseolus vulgaris cultivar G19833 chromosome 10, P. vulgaris v2.0, whole genome shotgun sequence, a single genomic region encodes these proteins:
- the LOC137817826 gene encoding uncharacterized protein — protein sequence MSTELRLARKEATELRHKVQQLAQEKIELESKIVPYRVKVADLEALIKTDAVKVKKLEQRSADREIFLGKVEKVRDDAIAELDEANKKNGELAAEMGKVQAESKKVAEDLLQAQEINEQLKKQVEELEQQNKGLKEQAEGLEKQIEELKKQIEDLNLSSAQILAAGFEAAREQFACLFPDLDLSMVSLNNEVVDGKVVPAED from the coding sequence atgagcaccgagctcagattggcgcgcaaggaggccactgaactcCGCCATAAAGTGCAgcaacttgctcaagaaaagatcgaactagagagcaagattgtgccttatcgcgtcaaggtggctgacctggaggctctcataaaaaccgacgccgtcaaggtgaagaagctggagcaaaggtcagccgaccgggagATCTTCCTTGGCAAGGTGGAGAAGGTGAGGGATGACGCCATCGCTGAGCTCGACGAAGCCAATAAGAAAAATGGGGAGCTTGCAGCTGAAATGGGCAaggtgcaagcagaatccaagaaggttgctgaagaccttctccaggctcaagaaatcaacgaacaactcaagaagcaagttgaggagctggagcagcagaataagggaCTGAAAGAACAAGCTGAAGGACTcgagaaacagattgaagagcttaagaagcaaattgaagatcTCAATCTGAGTtccgcccaaattctggctgctggattcgaggctgcacgggaacagttcgcctgcttgttccctgatctggatctcagcatggtgtctctaaataatgaggtggtggatggaaaagtggtgcccgccgaagactAA